From a single Opisthocomus hoazin isolate bOpiHoa1 chromosome 6, bOpiHoa1.hap1, whole genome shotgun sequence genomic region:
- the LHX4 gene encoding LOW QUALITY PROTEIN: LIM/homeobox protein Lhx4 (The sequence of the model RefSeq protein was modified relative to this genomic sequence to represent the inferred CDS: deleted 7 bases in 6 codons), whose translation MNGRRAALAAQLRRRARAGTGTGTARGTRLPPAAGLRRPGPSPALPPFPASPPPPPPPRANKTMQSSALAAEGAVKGLPEILGVPVQRSFIPSPPQPHNNRQRGAPGGSGAGPAPTGQSAPAVRERVDVRSARRAGGGTGTQRRVTGTGEGGTGMGARLGSRCRRVRARPETTETPAPPKPPKPPAPPKYSRATAACAGETGQHPEVLIIDVAEGSNNTIFFCAPSPVYRRSPLPGPGPSPCQPGNAQPVPAWVKPTSPRGSGPPASPCRRFGTKCTACQQGIPPTQVVRKAQDFVYHLHCFACIICSRQLATGDEFYLMEDGRLVCKEDYETAKQNDDSEAGAKRPRTTITAKQLETLKNAYKNSPKPARHVREQLSSETGLDMRVVQVWFQNRRAKEKRLKKDAGRHRWGQFYKSVKRSRGGGKLEKESSAEDCGVSDSELSFREDQILSELGHTNRVYGTVADVAGGQLLNGGFPVEGTGQSYQDLRDGSPYGLPQSPSSISSLPSHPPLLNGLDYAVDGSLGLVGPTGRRGVSQTLRAMAGGGPTSDISTGSSVGYPDFPTSPASWLDDMDHPPF comes from the exons ATGAATGGGAGGCGGGCGGCGCTGGCA GCACAGCTGCGGCGGCGCGCCCgggccggcaccggcaccggcaccgcccgCGGGACCCGG CTgcctcccgccgcggggctccgCCGGCCCGGGCCGTCTCCCGCCCTCCCGCCCTTCcccgcttctcccccccccccccccccgccccgggccaaTAAAACGATGCAAAGCTCCGCGCTCGCTGCCGAAGGGGCTGTCAAGGGGCTGCCCGAGATCCTCGGCGTGCCGGTGCAAC GGTCGTTtattccttcccccccccagccccataatAACCGGCAGCGCGGTGCCCCCGGCGGGAGCGGTGCGGGCCCGGCCCCGACGGGGCAGTCGGCTCCTGCCGTGCGTGAGCGAGTGgacgtgc GCAGCGCCCgacgggcgggcggcgggacggggACCCAGCGCCGTGTCACcgggaccggggagggggggacggggatgggggccCGGCTCGGCTCCCGCTGCCGCCGCGTCCGCGCCCGTCCCGAAACCACCGAAACCCCGGCCCCCCCGAAACCACCGAAACCCCCGGCCCCCCCGAAATACTCCAGAGCTACAG CTGCCTGCGCTGGGGAGACCGGGCAGCACCCGGAAGTGTTGATAATTGATGTTGCTGAAGGCTCGAATAATACGATTTTCTTCTGCG CACCCAGCCCAGTGTACCGCAGGTCCCCTCTCCCTGGCCCCGGTCCCTCACCCTGCCAGCCCGGCAATGCCCAGCCAGTGCCCG CTTGGGTGAAGCCCACCTCACCGAGGGGCTCAGGGCCGCCCGCTTCTCCTTGCAGGCGTTTCGGGACCAAATGCACGGCGTGCCAGCAGGGCATCCCCCCCACCCAGGTGGTCCGCAAAGCCCAGGACTTCGTCTACCACCTCCACTGCTTTGCCTGCATCATCTGCAGCCGGCAGCTGGCCACCGGCGACGAGTTCTACCTGATGGAGGATGGGCGGCTGGTCTGCAAGGAG GACTACGAGACGGCCAAGCAGAACG ATGACTCCGAGGCGGGCGCTAAGCGGCCCCGGACCACCATCACGGCCAAGCAGCTGGAGACGCTGAAGAACGCCTACAAAAACTCCCCGAAGCCCGCCCGGCACGTGCGGGAGCAGCTCTCCTCCGAGACG GGGCTCGACATGAGGGTGGTGCAG GTGTGGTTCCAGAACCGCCGGGCCAAGGAGAAGCGGCTGAAGAAGGATGCGGGGCGGCATCGCTGGGGACAGTTCTACAAGAGCGTCAAGCGGAGCCGCGGGGGTGGCAAGCTGGAGAAGGAGAGCTCAGCCGAGGACTGCGGCGTCAGCGACAGCGAGCTCAGCTTCCGCG AAGACCAGATCCTCTCCGAGCTGGGTCACACCAACAGGGTTTATGGCACGGTGGCGGATGTGGCGGGCGGACAGTTGCTGAACGGCGGCTTCCCCGTGGAGGGGACGGGACAGTCGTACCAGGACTTGCGGGACGGCAGTCCCTAC GGCCTCCCCCAGTCGCcgtcctccatctcctccctgccgTCCCACCCACCCTTGCTCAACGGGCTGGACTACGCTGTGGACGGCAGCCTGGGGCTGGTGGGCCCAACGGGGCGCAGGGGTGTGAGTCAGACGCTGCGGGCCATGGCC GGGGGGGGCCCCACCTCCGACATCTCCACGGGGAGCAGCGTTGGGTACCCAGACTTTCCCACCAGCCCGGCCTCCTGGCTGGACGACATGGATCACCCCCCTTTCTAA